A region of the Fischerella sp. PCC 9605 genome:
AACTCCAAAGCAACACGCCTTAATAATGGCGCTAATAATATCCCAACTGCCAAGAAAGTTACGGGCTGAGTCTAGAAACTGCGTATCAGACAGATTGTATATATTCGTTGCAATCACCAATCCTCCCAGCATCCCTGTCACCAAAGACAGAAGAGTTAAAACTGGCATCATTAAAAGGCAAGCCAGCACGCGGGGAATAACTAAATAATCAATCGGATCGGTTTTTAACATCAACATGGCATCAATTTGTTCTGTCACCCGCATTGTGCCAATTTCTGCTGCAAATGCCGAACCAACCCGTCCTGCCAAAACCACAGCGGTAAGAACAGGGGCAAGTTCTCGTGTTAGTGCCACCGCCAGCACTCCACCAACAAGGTTTCCTGCACCAAAGGTGATAAACTCCCGGGCTACCTGAATGGTAAATACCGCACCGACAAAAACAGCCGTCAATAGGGCAATAAACAGCGAATCCGGCCCAACTACCGCCATTTGTTCGAGAGTATTGCGCCGATGAATTTTGCCCTTGAGGAGGTGGACTATTACTTGTCCACCTAGAAAAATCCCTGCCAGCAACCGCTGACCCCATGTTCCCAAACTAGATTTGGATGTAGTCTCGCTCAATGTTCACTAGCTAACTCGGTAACTGCATTTAGAATAGCGAATTTAGTCAATAGTCAATAGTCATTAGTCATTAGTCAAGAGTTAGTGGTTAGTAGTTAGTAGTTAGTGGTTATTTCTCCCCCCTCTCCCCATCTCCCCATTGCCCCTAATCCCCAACGCCAGGTGACGCCACGTGCTACAACGCTTGGTACACCCGCAACGTAGTGGCTCCTAACCATGCACGGCAGTCGTACCCTGCACCGAAGCCCTCCGGGTACTCTACGAGAAGCCGCGCTGCGCGCGCCTACATGGGGGAAACCCCCTTTGGAGCGCACTGCCTCACCACCGCACTGGCTCCTCCAAGCGCGGTCGTGGGGGCCGGTGAGTTCCCCATCTCCCCCTCTCCCCATCCCCCCATCTCCCCTTTTTGGTTAACTAAGTTTAAATCTCATCTCAGAAATTA
Encoded here:
- a CDS encoding MlaE family lipid ABC transporter permease subunit, whose product is MSETTSKSSLGTWGQRLLAGIFLGGQVIVHLLKGKIHRRNTLEQMAVVGPDSLFIALLTAVFVGAVFTIQVAREFITFGAGNLVGGVLAVALTRELAPVLTAVVLAGRVGSAFAAEIGTMRVTEQIDAMLMLKTDPIDYLVIPRVLACLLMMPVLTLLSLVTGMLGGLVIATNIYNLSDTQFLDSARNFLGSWDIISAIIKACCFGVLIAVIGCNWGLTTTGGAKGVGQSTTTAVVTALLIIFISNFFLSWLMFQGTGSALLQGF